A window from Purpureocillium takamizusanense chromosome 3, complete sequence encodes these proteins:
- a CDS encoding uncharacterized protein (COG:K~EggNog:ENOG503P7PS) encodes MAAQPSSRHALALPATLSPDDLDTLSELSTVLAKVRAGIQSASGLTGTGTTPGAANHQNSNNNNNAGSGGASGAAASSSNTGGAGSGSSGGGSNGAQQLSFKDVPGATDGIKHKLQHARAQIRALPDMDRSVDDQRREIEELEARIERQRGLLERLRERGVRFGKGDEGAGGDDVKMDM; translated from the coding sequence atggccgcccagccctcATCGcggcacgccctcgccctccccgccacgctctcgcccgacgacctcgacacCCTCTCCGAGCTGTccaccgtcctcgccaagGTCCGCGCCGGCATCCAGTCCGCCTCGGGGCTCACCGGCACGGGCACCACCCCGGGGGCGGCGAACCACCAAAACAgcaacaataacaacaacgccggcagcggaggaGCCAGCGGTGCtgcagcttcttcttccaatACTGGTGGTGCGGGCAGCGgtagcagcggcggcggcagcaacggcgcccagcagctctCCTTCAAGGACGTGCCCGGCGCGACCGACGGCATCAAGCACAAGCTGCAgcacgcgcgggcgcagATCCGCGCGCTGCCCGACATGGACCggtccgtcgacgaccagcGGCGCGAGATTGaagagctcgaggcgcgcatcgagcggcagcgcgggcTGCTGGAGCGGCTGCGCGAGAGGGGCGTGCGGTTTGGCAAgggggacgagggcgcgggcggcgacgacgtcaagatGGACATGTGA